The following are encoded in a window of Candidatus Cloacimonadota bacterium genomic DNA:
- a CDS encoding outer membrane protein transport protein, producing the protein FIQKYKNEDWAVPPFNLSESVMKLNWEDCTQIRLGAEFKPCDKYAYRLGYYYDPAPAPDETLNILFPSMTNNVFTGGFGYKTEKLNVDFGIEYLMGEERDVTTATADNMPGKHQMDILAFSLGFGYNF; encoded by the coding sequence AATTTATTCAAAAATACAAAAATGAAGATTGGGCTGTTCCTCCTTTCAACCTTTCCGAAAGTGTTATGAAACTTAACTGGGAAGATTGCACCCAAATTCGTCTTGGTGCCGAATTCAAACCTTGTGATAAATATGCATACAGATTAGGATATTATTACGATCCTGCTCCCGCACCGGATGAAACTCTTAACATTCTTTTCCCATCTATGACAAATAATGTTTTCACCGGTGGATTCGGTTACAAAACCGAAAAATTGAATGTAGATTTTGGAATTGAATACTTGATGGGTGAAGAAAGAGATGTAACTACGGCTACTGCCGACAATATGCCGGGTAAACACCAGATGGATATCTTGGCTTTTAGCTTGGGCTTCGGCTATAATTTCTAA